The Quadrisphaera sp. DSM 44207 genome window below encodes:
- a CDS encoding MerR family transcriptional regulator, whose protein sequence is MSGTGDGGGLRGATAAAQGLLFADDRPALDEEVGYRGPTACKAAGITYRQLDYWARTGLVEPSVRAATGSGTQRLYGFRDILVLKVVKRLLDTGVSLQQIRSAVAHLRERGVEDLARITLMSDGASVYECTSADEVVDLVQGGQGVFGIAVGRVWSEVEGALASLPSERADDASDLPDELAARRAARRTG, encoded by the coding sequence GTGAGCGGCACGGGCGACGGCGGAGGCCTCCGGGGGGCGACCGCGGCGGCGCAGGGGCTGCTGTTCGCCGACGACCGGCCGGCGCTGGACGAGGAGGTCGGCTACCGGGGCCCCACCGCCTGCAAGGCGGCGGGCATCACCTACCGCCAGCTGGACTACTGGGCCCGCACCGGCCTGGTGGAGCCCAGCGTGCGGGCGGCCACCGGCTCGGGCACGCAGCGCCTGTACGGCTTCCGCGACATCCTCGTGCTCAAGGTCGTCAAGCGGCTGCTGGACACCGGGGTCTCCCTGCAGCAGATCCGCAGCGCCGTCGCACACCTGCGCGAGCGCGGCGTGGAGGACCTGGCGCGGATCACGCTGATGAGCGACGGCGCCAGCGTGTACGAGTGCACCTCCGCCGACGAGGTCGTCGACCTCGTCCAGGGCGGGCAGGGCGTGTTCGGGATCGCCGTCGGCCGGGTGTGGAGCGAGGTCGAGGGCGCCCTGGCGTCCCTGCCGAGCGAGCGCGCCGACGACGCCTCCGACCTCCCCGACGAGCTGGCCGCCCGCCGCGCCGCGCGCCGCACCGGCTGA
- a CDS encoding DUF881 domain-containing protein: MSEHEQRPPAPQVRQQEQVRRGGGRHPSAAGRARLRAALLPRPTRAQLFTGLLCLLLGLALAVQVRSNTGEDLTSLRQSELIGLLDDAGDRGDRLAREVRELERTRDELVSSSDQSAAARELAQERLEQLSILAGTAGATGPGIRLTVAGPEVDAAVLLGAVQELRDAGAEAIQVGDVRVVASTAFVDAADGSVLVDGQELDSPFVFLAIGSAQTLASAMDFPGGVIPTVTSEGGTAAVEELEVVEVSALRAPSEPQYARPADPPSSS; encoded by the coding sequence GAGCAGGTGCGGCGGGGCGGTGGCCGGCACCCGTCGGCGGCCGGGCGGGCGCGGCTGCGGGCCGCCCTGCTGCCGCGCCCGACGCGGGCGCAGCTGTTCACGGGCCTGCTGTGCCTGCTGCTGGGCCTGGCCCTGGCGGTGCAGGTGCGCTCGAACACCGGGGAGGACCTGACCTCCCTGCGCCAGTCCGAGCTGATCGGCCTGCTCGACGACGCCGGGGACCGCGGGGACCGGCTGGCGCGGGAGGTGCGCGAGCTCGAGCGCACCCGCGACGAGCTGGTCAGCAGCAGCGACCAGAGCGCCGCCGCCCGCGAGCTGGCGCAGGAGCGCCTGGAGCAGCTGTCGATCCTCGCCGGCACCGCGGGCGCGACCGGGCCGGGCATCCGCCTGACCGTGGCCGGCCCGGAGGTCGACGCGGCGGTCCTGCTCGGCGCCGTGCAGGAGCTGCGCGACGCCGGCGCGGAGGCGATCCAGGTCGGGGACGTGCGCGTGGTGGCCAGCACCGCGTTCGTGGACGCCGCGGACGGCTCGGTGCTCGTCGACGGGCAGGAGCTGGACTCCCCGTTCGTCTTCCTCGCCATCGGCAGCGCGCAGACCCTGGCCTCGGCCATGGACTTCCCCGGCGGGGTGATCCCCACGGTGACCAGCGAGGGCGGCACGGCCGCCGTCGAGGAGCTCGAGGTGGTCGAGGTCTCGGCGTTGCGGGCGCCGAGCGAGCCTCAGTACGCTCGCCCGGCCGATCCCCCCTCCAGCTCGTAG
- the gcvH gene encoding glycine cleavage system protein GcvH, with amino-acid sequence MADVECPEDLRYTPEHGWVRAGQGLVRIGITAYAEGALGDIVYVALPRLGDRVEAGAVCGELESTTTVSDLYAPLSGVVTARNESLEGSPELVNSDPYGDGWVLEVRPDDPAAVEGLLDAAGYRASITRAG; translated from the coding sequence ATGGCCGACGTGGAGTGCCCCGAGGACCTGCGGTACACCCCGGAGCACGGGTGGGTGCGGGCCGGGCAGGGGCTGGTGCGGATCGGCATCACCGCCTACGCCGAGGGGGCGCTCGGGGACATCGTCTACGTCGCGCTGCCGCGGCTGGGCGATCGGGTCGAGGCCGGCGCGGTGTGCGGGGAGCTGGAGTCCACGACCACGGTCAGCGACCTGTACGCGCCGCTCAGCGGCGTCGTCACCGCCCGCAACGAGTCGCTGGAGGGCAGCCCGGAGCTCGTCAACTCCGACCCGTACGGGGACGGCTGGGTGCTCGAGGTGCGCCCGGACGACCCTGCGGCGGTCGAGGGCCTGCTGGACGCCGCCGGCTACCGCGCCAGCATCACCCGCGCCGGGTGA
- a CDS encoding MerR family transcriptional regulator: MTAGPAGDAAARRPVPSPLLTIGEVLAELQLDFPDVSHSKLRFLEERGLVSPQRTPSGYRKFSPADVERLRFVLSLQRDRYLPLRVIGAYLAAVDRGAEPPALPGGPVRPPRRVDAAAGEGREEQAAPTGAARGRAARADLVALAGGDGRLVEALEEHGLLARSPAGTYPADAADVVRCARELAEHGIEPRHLRPLRTAAEREAALVEQVVSPLRRQQRGGAGARAEEVGREIAGSLLRLHESLLRSALEGPRG, from the coding sequence GTGACGGCCGGTCCTGCGGGGGACGCTGCCGCGCGCCGCCCGGTCCCCTCCCCGCTGCTGACGATCGGGGAGGTCCTGGCCGAGCTGCAGCTGGACTTCCCCGACGTCTCCCACTCCAAGCTGCGCTTCCTGGAGGAGCGGGGGCTGGTCTCCCCGCAGCGGACCCCCAGCGGGTACCGCAAGTTCAGCCCCGCGGACGTCGAGCGGCTGCGCTTCGTCCTCTCCCTCCAGCGCGACCGGTACCTGCCGCTGCGGGTGATCGGCGCCTACCTGGCGGCCGTGGACCGCGGCGCGGAGCCCCCGGCGCTGCCCGGCGGGCCGGTGCGCCCGCCGCGGCGCGTGGACGCCGCCGCGGGCGAGGGCCGCGAGGAGCAGGCGGCGCCGACGGGCGCGGCGCGCGGGCGCGCCGCCCGCGCCGACCTGGTGGCCCTCGCCGGCGGCGACGGGCGCCTGGTGGAGGCTCTGGAGGAGCACGGGCTGCTCGCGCGCAGCCCGGCGGGCACGTACCCGGCGGATGCCGCGGACGTCGTGCGCTGCGCGCGCGAGCTGGCCGAGCACGGCATCGAGCCGCGCCACCTGCGGCCGCTGCGCACCGCCGCCGAGCGCGAGGCGGCCCTGGTCGAGCAGGTGGTCAGCCCCCTGCGCCGCCAGCAGCGCGGCGGCGCAGGGGCGCGCGCGGAGGAGGTCGGGCGCGAGATCGCCGGGTCGCTGCTGCGCCTGCACGAGTCGCTGCTGCGCAGCGCCCTGGAGGGGCCGCGCGGCTAG
- a CDS encoding CDGSH iron-sulfur domain-containing protein, producing MPTTHDPHEPHDPRAVPTGDADGDAGRNGAATTAGATAGAVPPEVSITVCPDGPLLVRGPVVVAGADGRPLEQRRRTMALCRCGATGIAPFCDGSHKVVRTGR from the coding sequence ATGCCCACCACGCACGACCCGCACGAACCGCACGACCCCCGCGCCGTTCCCACCGGCGACGCCGATGGTGACGCCGGTAGGAACGGCGCTGCGACGACCGCCGGTGCCACCGCCGGTGCGGTGCCGCCGGAGGTCAGCATCACCGTCTGCCCCGACGGGCCGCTGCTCGTGCGCGGCCCGGTCGTCGTCGCCGGCGCCGACGGCCGGCCGCTCGAGCAGCGCCGCCGCACGATGGCCCTGTGCCGCTGCGGCGCCACCGGCATCGCGCCGTTCTGCGACGGCTCGCACAAGGTGGTGCGCACCGGCCGCTGA
- a CDS encoding bifunctional nuclease family protein: protein MRELDVVGVRVEMPSNNPIVLLRERGGDRFLPIWIGAPEASAIAFAQQGVVPPRPLTHDLLRDVIAAVGRRLVEVRIVAVQDNVYHAELVLDGGTTISSRSSDAIALALRVQCPILGAESVLEAGGVPVPEEDEEEVEKFREFLDQVSAEDFEAPPAEGPDQPGTDRP, encoded by the coding sequence GTGCGCGAGCTCGATGTCGTGGGCGTCCGGGTGGAGATGCCCTCCAACAACCCGATCGTGCTGCTGCGTGAGCGCGGCGGCGACCGCTTCCTGCCCATCTGGATCGGCGCTCCGGAGGCCAGCGCCATCGCCTTCGCCCAGCAGGGCGTCGTCCCGCCCCGCCCGCTGACCCACGACCTGCTGCGCGACGTGATCGCCGCGGTCGGGCGCCGCCTGGTCGAGGTCCGCATCGTCGCGGTCCAGGACAACGTCTACCACGCCGAGCTGGTCCTCGACGGCGGCACGACCATCAGCTCGCGCTCCTCGGACGCGATCGCCCTGGCGCTGCGCGTGCAGTGCCCGATCCTCGGGGCCGAGTCGGTCCTGGAGGCGGGCGGCGTGCCCGTGCCGGAGGAGGACGAGGAGGAGGTCGAGAAGTTCCGCGAGTTCCTCGACCAGGTCTCCGCGGAGGACTTCGAGGCCCCTCCGGCCGAGGGCCCGGACCAGCCCGGCACCGACCGCCCGTGA
- a CDS encoding FHA domain-containing protein codes for MSFPAVPAAPGGEDLEAGLSTDEQRSIDALPEGSALLVVQRGPNAGARFLLDADRTTAGRGPSSDIFLDDVTVSRKHAEFVRDGEAFRVRDVGSLNGTYVNRDRVDDVVLHAGDEVQIGKYRLTFHPYRKHR; via the coding sequence ATGTCGTTCCCCGCGGTCCCGGCCGCGCCCGGCGGCGAGGACCTCGAGGCGGGCCTGAGCACCGACGAGCAGCGCAGCATCGACGCCCTGCCCGAGGGCTCGGCGCTGCTCGTGGTCCAGCGGGGCCCGAACGCCGGAGCCCGCTTCCTCCTCGACGCCGACCGCACGACCGCCGGGCGCGGCCCCAGCAGCGACATCTTCCTCGACGACGTGACGGTCTCGCGCAAGCACGCGGAGTTCGTCCGCGACGGCGAGGCCTTCCGGGTGCGCGACGTCGGCAGCCTCAACGGCACCTACGTCAACCGCGACCGCGTGGACGACGTCGTCCTGCACGCCGGCGACGAGGTGCAGATCGGCAAGTACCGCCTGACGTTCCACCCCTACCGGAAGCACCGGTGA